In Calonectris borealis chromosome 22, bCalBor7.hap1.2, whole genome shotgun sequence, one genomic interval encodes:
- the LOC142091682 gene encoding olfactory receptor 6E1-like: MNQTTVEFILLGLTSNRFLEIILFAILFVVFLLILLGNIAVITTTLVDQDLHIPMYFFLSNFSLVEICFTSTFMPRTLYSLLTEAKTISLSGCFLQLALFFILGICTFFHVALMSFDRYVAICRPLHYATFMNNKFCLQLVLGCWVVSFFLVFYPLTIILHLPFCRPNVTNHFHCDIAPLLQLSCTDTGLIEKVMLVTSVLILPGTLSVTAFSYAYIVHTVTHIQYSASRKKAFSTCSAHLIVVAVLYSSSIFRYIRPSQRGGRDFDKVVSFLCCVITQLCNPYIYTLHNEQSNRP; encoded by the coding sequence ATGAATCAGACAACAGTGGAGTTCATTCTCTTGGGACTCACTAGCAATCGCTTTTTGGAGATCATCCTATTTGCCATTCTCTTTGTcgtcttcctcctcatcctccttgGAAACATCGCTGTCATCACCACCACACTGGTGGACCAAGACCTCCACAtccccatgtatttcttcctcaGCAATTTCTCCCTCGTGGAAATCTGCTTCACTTCTACCTTCATGCCGAGGACACTCTACAGCCTCCTCACAGAAGCAAAAACAATTTCCCTCTCTGGATGTTTTCTTCAGTTAGCCCTCTTCTTCATCCTGGGTATCTGCACTTTCTTCCATGTAGCTCTCATGTCCTTTGACCGCTATGTGGCCATCTGCCGCCCTTTGCATTATGCTACCTTCATGAACAATAAGTTTTGTCtccagctggtgctgggctgctgggtggtgaGTTTCTTCTTGGTGTTCTACCCACTCACAATTATACTCCATTTGCCATTCTGCAGGCCCAACGTCACCAACCACTTCCACTGTGACATAGCGCCACTGCTCCAGCTCTCCTGCACAGACACCGGCCTCATTGAGAAAGTAATGCTGGTGACAAGTGTTCTAATATTACCTGGCACCTTATCAGTAACTGCCTTTTCCTATGCCTACATCGTCCACACTGTCACACACATCCAGTATTCAGCAAGCAGGAAAAAGGCCTTTTCCACATGCTCTGCTCATCTCATTGTGGTTGCTGTTCTGTACAGCAGCTCCATCTTCAGGTACATCCGACCAAGCCAGCGGGGTGGGAGGGATTTTGACAAAGTTGTGTCTTTCCTCTGCTGTGTGATTACTCAGCTATGTAACCCTTACATCTACACCCTTCACAATGAACAATCAAACAGGCCCTGA